In the Pseudoalteromonas sp. A25 genome, GTATCTACAATGCGTTTAACCTGCGCTAGCATCGCTTTGGTAAGCAAACCTTGCGCGTTGGTATCGAGGTTTTGATTCACGAGCGCCTGTACCAGCACTGTGCCCCGTTGTGAGCCTTCGCTTTGCCACCACTCTTGAATATCAGTTTCAATGCCTAAACTATCGAGGGCTTTTTTGAGTGCGTACGGGGTAGCCTTATAACGATGTACTTCAAAGGCGTCGCTTATTACTTGGCGTTTGTTTTTCTCGCTCCACGCATCATTCCAGTCATCCACCGAGAGTGACCAAGCCAGCCATGGTAATAACGGCGCTGGGCACTTTTGTGGGTGCCAAATATCGCAAAGTAACTGAGTTTGCTCTGGATAAGTTAACAACTGCGTAAGTGCGTTAAGTAATTTGCTGGCATTACTAGGTAGTAACTTGGGCAAGTTAGCAAAATTATCCATTTACTCCCCCAAAGCCACGTGGGTATTTACTTTTATGCGCTCGCACAGTGCAACCTCATCGGCCGCCACCACAATATCCTCTGATGGGCTGATAATTTGCCCGCTTTCAACCCCCGGCTGATTAAGCGCTGCAAACAGCCCCATTTGATTTATATCTCTACCTAACAAACTTTGTTTTGCTAGATACTGTGCAAGCGCAGCTCTGACCGTTTGCTCAACTGCCGATGCAGCAGGCCCTGGTGCAATATTTATCGACACCTCTAAATCAAAACGCTTTAGCTGTGGGCCAGAGATTGTCACTCTATCGCCTAGCGGGCGTACTTTTGACGCCTCTTTGGCAATGTTGCCATCGATGGTTAATCCAAAGTGTTGATGTAAGGTATTCATCAAATCAGTTGATGGCACCCCATCTTGCTCGTGGCTTAAAATAGTTAGGTGAATATCACAAGGCTCTGGGCTTGTTACATATACATCTTTTACCCGAGAATCAGCAGACAAAGCATGAAATTGATAGGCTTGCTTACTGCCTGCGGTATTTAACCCTTCAAACACCATTTGAATACGCCGACGAAAACGCTCATCCGATTCATCGGCTTGTCTAGCTAAATTGTACCTTGCAGCAATCGCCTCTAAATCATTACCTGTAGCACTTGCTAACATATTGCCCTTGATAGCGTTGTTTAATTTGCTATCGAACAGCGTTTGTTGATATGCCATCATTTCAAGCAATACCGACATAGGCTCTGACTCTAAGCTCAATGCGTCTTTATACTGTGGGTATTGTTCCAGCAGTTTTTGCTTTAGCTGTGATAGCTTTTGTTCAAAATCCAACTCTGTAATGGTGTCAGGTAACGGCACCTTAGACATATCTAATAAATTAAAAACGCGCATATGCACCTCTGACGCCAATAAAAAAGCCCACTTTTAAAAAGTGGGCTTAATTGCTTGGATAATGGAACTGTTAAGGTAAATGCTTATGTTTAAGCATTTAGTTAATCATTCAGTATATGTGTATCTTACTGATTTTTAGCGTTTAAAACAGGTCAATGCTGACCTGAGTTAAAGGCTTAAATTGGTTCATCGTCTTTGTAACCTACCCTGTCATTCTGATTAAAGTCAGAATAACGATGTTAGTTAAGAGTGACGGAATGCTTTGTTCTGCCCAAATAAAAAAGCCTACCAGAGTAGGTAGGCTTAAAATGCAAGTTGGGACATTAAACTGTATGTTAACTCGGTTGAGAAACTCGGTTGAGAAACTCGGTTGAGAAACTCAAGTGAGTTAAGTAATCAGCATATGTGTATCTTACTGATTTTTAGCGTTTAAAACAGGTCAATGCTGACCTGAGTTAAAGATATAAATCTGTTCATAGCCTTTGTGAGCAGAGTCGTTTTGAACCGTGATACCCCAAATAAAAAAGGCCTACCCAAATGGGTAGGCCAAAAACTCAAAGATGGGAATACAACTGTGTATTAACTCGGTTGAGAAACTCGGTTGATAAACTCGGTTGAGAAACTCGGTTGATAAACTCGGTTGAGAAACTCGTTTGATAAACTCGGTTGAAGAATGCAGTTGAGATACTCAGCTGAGTTAATTAATCAGCTTATGTGTATCTTACTGATTTTTAGCGTTTAAAACAGGTCAACTCTGACCTTAAATGAATATTTAAATCACGCTGCTGTCATTTTTACAAAGATCAGAATATAACGTTAAGCTGCGGTTTGCGCCTGCCTTATTACGTAAAAGGTAATACTAGTGGCACGAAAGCGAGGCTGCGCAAACTCTTCATTAAGTAGTGCTTGTGACACTTCAAAACGACCCGACGTAGGAAAGTTAAACGTTGCACTAAACTGGCCATTTTGCACTTCAATAGGAAAGTACACACGGCGACCATCATCGCGTAGCACCGGTACTAAAAATGACTCATCAGCAATATCTAGCAGCCCTGTTAAAGTGACATTCTGTCCTTCAGCCACAGTCACTTTAATCGCATCTAGCGACTCGAAATTGCTTGGAACTTTTAACGCCCCATCAATAGCTTGCAATGTAACCGCTTTAAGTTCTGGCGTGGTTCGTTGCTCAAGTTCTTCTTCACGCGCTTGTTCTTGAGCTTGATATTCCATATACCAAAGCTGCGCTTGTTGTTTAGACTCCCAACGCTCCCCCGTCTCTGGGTGGGTTAGTAAATACGTGCCATGCAAATAGATGGCTTGTTTTGTATCGCTCCAATTAAACATGTGATTCCTCCTTATGCGTAATAAACACGGTAAAGCGCAGTCTCAACGGGACTACTACCGCTGTAATAAAACTTAACCTTTTGAAATACAAGTATTGCTCGATGTATGGGAGAAAACCCAACCATCTGCGGATGAAATTGAGTGTCGTAAGTACTGTGTCCTTGATTATTGTTGTTAGCAGGAGTCACGCTTTCAATTGTTGCTTTAATTGGTAAATCAGTTCCAGGTAGATGAACTCGGCTTTTAAAGCTTCTGGTAAATAATAAATTATCTGTCCTGCCGGCATATGAACTTATCCTGTTGCGAGCTAATTTTTGAGTTGGAACCGGATCCAAAACCTTATAAGTATTATTCCGGTAACTTAAGTCACGTAAGACAGCTGGGCGATACACTTGAAGATAAGCGAGGCTCGCACCATAACCTGTAGAGGAACTCAAGTTAACACTATTCGCTGAGTTTGGTTGAATGACCAAATCATGCAGTGCCACTAAGTTATTTTGTGCAGCCCATTGCGAAAACTCACTTTCACTGGCAAAAGTTTGGTCAAGCTTTTTTTGCCACGCCATACCATCAAACACATGCAATAACTCTGAGTCCACCACATACAACTCCCTTGTTTGCGGTGATTGATATACTTTGAAGTAATCAACATTGTGACTGGATAGCACATTTAGCTCATTTTTCTTGTAAAGCGAGAGTAGCTTCGTGTCATTTTGATAAGTAAATAAATGCGTAAGCTTATCTGTATTGACAAAGAAACCGATATAATTGGCATTATTTGAACTGGATAACGAGGTTGCGCGCTGCGACTGTTTCACTACTCCCTGAGGATCTATTTCTAAAATGACTGCGGGGTTATTTGAGTTGGTTTGCGCCCCGCCATCGTAGTACAAATGGAATGTATCTGTATCATAGTTCACTAAACTAATCGCATTGTATGCACCGTAGTTCTGATTTACGTCCTTTATTAATGCGGCAGTATTATCATAGTAATCAAATACAAAGTGCATTTCGCCAAGTTTACGCTCAGGTTCACTTAACTTCTTCGGTAACCCTTCAAGTTTTCCCTCTACATTGGTCACTAAGCTTGATGTGATCTCATTAAACTTAGTCTCAAGTTCAGGCAACAAACCAAGATTATCACTTTGCTCCAATAATTTTGCTTGTAACTCTTTTACAACGTCACTGGCACTAGTTAGGTGCTCTGTCGCCTCTCCCAAGTGCTCTTGCGCCACAGCCACAATCGCGGCTTCCAAATTCGCACTACTTGATAATTTTTGGATGGCATTGCTAACTAAGGTTTGCTCTTCTGCGCTGAGTTTTTCATTACTGCGCATTTTGTCGACCAAGTGGTCGACCATTTCCTGAATGGCGTTATTAATCGTTGCCATAATGTCCTCTTAAAGTGGGTAGATGGTTTCACCAAGCAGGTGATTGATTTTTTGCTTTCGATGTAGCTCGTGGTGGGCCGCTTGTTGCTGACTTATCAGTACTTTTAGCTCTGCCAGTTTTGCGTCACTACTAAGTGCTTGCTGTGCAAGTGCTAACTGTTGTTGCGTAAGCGCCTCTTGGTGTTGATTGAGGCCCTGTGCATGAGCCTCTACATCGGTATCAATTTGTGTCAGTGCTTGAATTAGCCTTAACACATCTTGTTCAAGCAAATTGCTAGGATGAGGAAGCGGGTAATCACGCTTGGGTGTTTTAATTTCAACGCTCATACTTGCTCCTTAAGTTGAAAATGCGCGTAGGTTTTTCACTCTCGGGCGATGTGCTTCATTGCCGCGTAATACCAATTTCAGTCGTACCCGCTTTAATAAGCTTTCATCTGGTGTATTGGTGCCTTCGCTGAAAGTGTGCTGGTAATCAAATTGCTTCCATCCTCCTTCGCTGACTGAAGACTTACTCAACGCAATGAGGATGGGTTCTGGCTGACTATCATCTAATAAGTACACTTCTATTGCTGCAGCGCCTTCGAGTACCGCATCAAAGCTCACCGTAAATTGACCACCACTATGGCAGCTGATCTCACGAGTGATATAGTCGGCGCTTTGCTCAACCTCACCCAGTGCACATTGGCTGCCTGCAAACAACACCGGGCTTAGCGTGTCGGTGCCCGTTAAATTGGCGCTCACATTGAGGGTTTTACCAATCAGCTTTTGCTTAAGCTGACGTGGCGACCACTCTTGCGCGCGTTCTAAGATGTTGTCACTGCCAGCTACTTTAAAGGTAAAGTCAACATCTGTTTGTGAGCTTGGTCGCTGCACAACCGCCAGTGCCATGAGATCGCTAACGCTTTGTGCGGTAACGCTCCCTAAATCAACACTGTGTGTATGTTGAGTAAACTTGGCGGCTTTTAGTTTAAAGGTTAAGTCTTTGTTTTGATGTGGCGTCCAGGTACTGGCATTGCTTGATGACAACAATACACCTACTTGATAAGGCTGGCTGGTTACCCACCCATGTTGTTGGTCAAACTGACCGAGTTCTGCAATCGCTACCTCATGTTGCGCCCCATCTGTCAACACCACAATGGCGTATTCTTGCCCAGCTTGTAAAAACACCGGGGTAAACTCAAACAAAGTGGCAGCACCTATCAAAATATCATCGCTGGCTA is a window encoding:
- a CDS encoding baseplate assembly protein; this translates as MRVFNLLDMSKVPLPDTITELDFEQKLSQLKQKLLEQYPQYKDALSLESEPMSVLLEMMAYQQTLFDSKLNNAIKGNMLASATGNDLEAIAARYNLARQADESDERFRRRIQMVFEGLNTAGSKQAYQFHALSADSRVKDVYVTSPEPCDIHLTILSHEQDGVPSTDLMNTLHQHFGLTIDGNIAKEASKVRPLGDRVTISGPQLKRFDLEVSINIAPGPAASAVEQTVRAALAQYLAKQSLLGRDINQMGLFAALNQPGVESGQIISPSEDIVVAADEVALCERIKVNTHVALGE